AACCCAGTCTTTTCGTCATCCACACCGTTTTTGGGGTATGGACCCCGTCGCCCGAATTCCAGTGAGCGTCGCAACCTACGCCTCGGAAGGCGCGACCAACGCCTACGTCGTCGGCACGAACGGCGCGATTCTCGTCGATCCGGCCGCCCGAAGCGACGACCTCGACCGTGAAGTTGCGAAGCGACGCGTCAAACACGTCCTCGTGACTCACACCCATCCCGACCACGTCGGCGCGGTGGCCGCCTACGCCGAGGAGTGCGGCGCGACGGTCTGGGCACGCCGTGGGCGTGAAGCCGCCTTCGAGCAGGCGACGGGTATCGACCCCGACCGCACCTTCGTTGAGGGGACGACGCTCACCACGCAGAGTCGAGACGAAGTGACTGTCCTCGACACGCCCGGCCACGCCCGTGACCACGTCGCCCTCGCCACCGACCACGGCATCTTCTCCGGCGACCTCGCAGTTCAGGAGGGGAGCGTCGTCGTCGCGGCAGGCGAGGGCGACGTTCGCGCCTACCTCACGGCGTTGCGGCGACTCGCCGCCCGCAATCCTCCACGACTCTATCCCGGCCACGGGCTGATCATCGAGAACGTCAGGGAGACGTGCGAACGCCTCATCCGCCACCGGCTCGACCGCGAAAAGCGCGTGCTCGCGGCGGTCCGTGAAGGGGCGACCTCCCTCGACGCCATCACCGACGCCGCCTACGACAAGGACATCTCTGCGGTGCGGTCGCTCGCGGAGGGCACGGTCGCCGCGCACCTCGAAAAACTCGATGTTGAGCACAAGCTCTCGTGGGACGGCACGCGGGCCACCCCGCGCTGACGACGCGCTTTTCAGCGCCGGGGCGGTAGCAAGCGTGTGCAAAGTCTCGAAGCCGAACTCGAAGATGCGCGAGCACTCTCCATTTCCGAGCTAGCCGACGCCATCGAGTCAATCGGCTTCGAGTGTACGCGGTGTGGTGCCTGCTGTAAAGCCGACGACGCGGACCCCCACACCGCGACGATTTTTCCCGACGAAGTGCGCGACATCCAGCAGACCCACGAATACGACTGGCGCGACGTGGCCCGCCCGATGCCCTACGGTTTAGACGAAGCGGGCGCGGGCGAGACGTTCGAGTGGGCCATCCAGACCACCGGGTGTGGCGACTGCTCGTTTTACGTCGAGGAGGACGGCGTCGGAGCCTGCTCAATCCACGACGACCGCCCGCTCATCTGCCAGACCTACCCGTTCAGCGTCGCGCTCGGCGGAACCAGCCAGCCGATGGGCGAAGCCGTAGACCAGCAGGGAATGGTCCGCGCCCACGAATGCGAGGGGCTCGGCCGCGACATCTCGCGAGCGGAGGCAGAAGAACTGGCCGCGGCGCTCAAAGAACGCGCCATCCGTGAACTCGAAGAGGCAGTCGGTGTCCGCGACAACTACGCCGTCACGAATCCTGCTGACGAAGACGTTGTCGTCCACGATTCAGAGGGCGCAAAGCGAGCGGACGGGACGCCAATCGAGGAGTAGCGGTGAGTCGCAGGCGGTGGCGGTGAATCGGTTCAGGGTCCAGTCGCGCTCTTGGGAAGGCGCGCAACCGCGGCGATGCCACAGGCCGCCACCAACCCGGCGACGACGAATGCCGTCGTCCACGAGAGCGTCTCGACGAGCCAACCAGCGGCGACGGGTGCGACCAGCGACCCGGTGATGGACAGCGTCATGAGCACCGAGAGACTCGTCCCCGCCGACTCGGTGGGGGCGACCTCCTCGACGAAGACGTAGAAGACGCCCGTGCCGAGTTGGGACCCGATACCGGCGAGTAACAGCGCGGCCGCGAAGCCGACCACCGACGTGGAAAGCCCCGCACCGACGAGTGCCGGCACGACGAGCAAGAACGCCGCGACGATCACTGGCCGGCGACGACCGCCAAGCCGGTCAGAGAGCCAGCCGCCGCCCGGCCGAGCGACCAGCCCCATCGCGGGAACCAGCGCGGTGAGCGCGCCGGCGACCGCGATGTCTACGCCGACGACTTCGGTGGCGTAGGTCGGCATCCACGAATTCAGAAACACGAACAGCGAGTAAGCACAGAAACTACTGAGTGCGATAGCCAGCACGCGACGGTTCCCCAGCGCAGCGACGAAGTTCCCCGCCGAGAGTGCCGACTCGTTTCTGACTGGCTGGTCGAGCGCCCAGACGAACAGTGGGAGCCCACAGAGGGTGACGACGCCGTACACCGCCACGACGCCTTGCCAGCCGAGAAACGGCACGAGCGTCGGCCCGGCGGCCTGCGCGAGGGTGACCCCGGCGGGCGCGCTCGCGACGAACAGACTCGTTCCGAGAGCGCGACGTTGCGGGGGAAACGACTGGCTGACGATGTTGGCGTTCGCCGTCCAGAGGAACACGGCCGCGATGCCGCCGACGAATCGCGTCGCGAGAAACGCGGGATACGTCGTCGTAACGAGACTCGCTGCCGAGACGCCGAGGAACAGAACTGCCCCGGCCAACACGAGTCTGCGGTTGTCGTACCGGTCCATCAGGAAGCCACTCGGAATCTGGAACAGCGCCCACGCAAGAAAGACGACGCTGATTGCGAGTCCCGCGGCGGGTTTGTCGATGGCGAAGGCGGTGACGAACGAGGGAAGAATGCTCGCCGGGGCGAACAGATACGCGTTGAATCCAATGGAAACGATAGCACACCCCGCGAGCGCCAGCCACGGACGCCGAGCGGATGCCGTGGAAGTCATGGCGAATCAACTGTCGGTGACGACAAAACCTCGGGGGTTGCGGCACCTTTGTCGGAACACACTCGACGACCGTCACTGACAGGTGAACAACACCTTTACCCGTCACCCGAGATGGGAGCGTATGCGCGGCCCGCTCCACGCCCTCTGGAACACCCGTCTGATTGGGACGTATCTCAAATTCAGAGTCGGCATCGTCCTCGCAGCCTTGCTTGCGATGGGAGCGGGCGTCGTGGCCCTCGGAATCGGTGGCGTCGCTGGAACGGTCGCCCTCTTTGGCCTTGTCCTGCTCGCCTTTCTTACCCTCTGGTTCGTCGTTCTGACGAGGTGACAGTACGTCTCGATTGCTGAGATTGCAACTCCTCGCGCGCCCCGAGACGTTCTGCACCGATTCGAGACAGGTCGGCTTAATAGGTCAAATCCGTGGGTCGTGGGATGCTAACGAAGAATTTGGCCGTCCTCTCTCAGCTTGGGGAAGAGCCAATGCACTCGAACATAGAGGCAATTCCAGTCGAAGTGGAGACAGAGGAGATGATTCTCCACGAGATGCACCTCGGTGAGATGAACGTCGGCTACGAGATTTTCAACGCGCACGTCACCACCGACGAAATGTTCGCGGACCTGCCAGACGGTCGCTGCCAGTCGCCACACTACGGCTACGTCATCGAGGGTCAGCTGACCCTCAGGTACGCAGACGAGGAGGAGACGGTCGCCGCTGGCGAAGTCTATTACATCAGACCCGGACACAACGTGACGCTCGAAGCCGGCACGAAACTCGTGGAGTTCAGCCCGCTCGGCGAAAGCTACGAACAGACGCTCGAAGCTGCCGGTGAGGGCGTAAAGAAGATGGAAGCCTCAGACTGAGGCTGATTTTTGGGCGATAGCAACCCTGATTAGCGTTTGCGGTGCGGCGCGGTCGCGGTGCGGTGGCTCACAGGTTTGCATCCGAGAGCGATTTATCGCTCTCGGCCTTTTTCGCGCACGTTTTTGCGATGAGTGGTGCGCTCCGCGCACCCGAATCGGAAAAAGGTGCGGTCAGAGGACGTCGTCGTCGATGATTTCGCCGACGGCGAAGTTCGACTTGACTTCCGACACTTCGATTTTGACGCGTTCGCCGACCTCGGCACCCGGAACGATGATGACGTAGCCGCGCTCGACGCGCGCGATGCCGTCACCCTGTTTGCCGATGTCTTCGATTTCGACGTAGCGAATCTCACCAATTTCGACCGGTGGCTGGGGCTCAGACGAGACCGTAGACCCGGACGACGCAGATTCACCGGCGTCGCTGCTGGAACTCTCCTCCGCTTCGTGGCGGGAGATGAGTGCGACGCGATAGGTTTCGCCGGCTTCGATGGAGCCGGTTTCAATTTCACGACGTGGGATCTCGACGACGTACTTGTCGTCGGTGACCGTCACGTCCGCGCTGAACAGACACAAGAGCTTATCAGAAATCTCCAAGGGTAAACCTCCGTCGTGAGGTATTGTATGCAACTGATAAAGAAGTACCGCCGCCGTTTCAGCCGACTAACACGTACGACACGGTGAATCTCGGGTGAAAGTGGACGTTAACCTGCTGTACCAACGGACACGCGAGGTGAGAGTCGAATGTGCACCGACGGGGATGAAACCGCACGACTGCGGCGTGTTAACCGGTCGTACCAAACCGGCTAAAGTACCGTCTGTCGTAGGAATTGGTATGAGCACGAGCGCGGCAGCAGCAATCGACCTCTCTGAAAAACAACGGCGCATCCTTCAGTACCTCCGCGAACGCGGGCAAACGAAGACCTACTTCAAATCGCGACTCATCGGCAAGGACCTCGGCATGTCAGCCAAAGAGGTCGGGACGAACATGACCGCAATCGAGAACGGTGAGTTCGACATTCACGTCGAGAAGTGGGGCTACTCGTCGTCTACGACCTGGAAAGTCACCGTTTAGGGTCGTAGCGAATCAGCGATGCCGCGTCCGCAGCGAAGGCAGCGGCCTGCTCGTCGAAGGAGTTCGCGTAGCGGACAAGGAGCGTGAGCAGGGTTTCTGGTTTTTCGAGCGCGTAGCCGTCGGCCCGCGAGAGGACGCCTGCGCGTTCCAGTTCGGCGGCGTACTTGCTCACGGTTGGGCGCGAAACGTCGAGAGAATCTGCGAGCGAGCTCGCGGAGATTTCTGGGTCGCGCAGGAGCGCGATGAGCATCCCTCGGGGCGTGTCCCGACGGAGGTAGCCGAGGGCGACTTGCTCGAAGTCCGAAAACTGGTTCGCGGGGAAAAAGCGCTTGTAATCGCCGTCGCGACGACTCTCGACGGCCCCGGCTTCGAGCAGTCGCCGGAGGTGGTGTTGGGTCTCGCCAGTGCCGAGTTTCAGGTCGTCTCGAATCTTCGAGAAGTGCGCGCCCGGAGTCGCCGCGAGGTAGCCAGCGATGGCTTCGCGGGCGTCGCTGTCGCCCGTGTCCCGGCCGGAATCGACGAGGCGGGCGAGCGGACTCGCCGCACCGAGCGCAGCGAACCGTTTGAGGGTCGCTCGCTTGCTCTCGTCGACGTTCTGGCCTCCAGACATATGCACAGGCATTAGGCGCTCTGCGATAAAACGCCTTCGCTTGTGTGAGACTCACTCACTGCCGGCTTCTGGTTCCTTCTCCACCGACTCGTCGGATTCGAGTTTCGATTTGTCCTTGTCGAGGTCCTTGTCGAGTTTCGAGTCCATCTCTTCGATTGCCTTGTCGATACTCTGCATATCGGCGGAACCGGCTTTGACCGCCTGGGCAGCCTCTTCCATCGCTTCGATATCGACTTCGGCTTCCTGGTCGATTTCACCGAGAATCTGCTCGATGTCGTCTAAGCCGAGCATCTCGCGGGTCTCGTCGTCGAAGTCGAGACTGGAGAGTTGGTCTGCGCTGACCTGAACGTCGCTGCCAGTGAGGTGTTTGCCGTACCGGGAGAACAGGGAGGTGAGTTCCTGGGGCAGGACGAAGGTAGTCGATTCGCTCTGACCGATGGCTTCGAGCGTTTCGAGGCCCTTGTCGATGACGGCGCGCTCGCCCATCGATTCTGCGGCTTTTGCCCGCAGGACGGTCGAAATCGCGTCACCCTGTGCTTCGAGAATCTGACTCTGTTTTGCACCTTGCGCGCGGATGATGTTCGACTGCTTGTCACCCTCTGCGCGCTCGATGGCGCTGCGACGTTCACCCTGTGCTTCGAGAATCATCGCACGACGGCGACGCTCGGCGGAGGTCTGTTGCTCCATCGCTTGCTGGACGTCGGCGCTCGGATTGACCTCACGCACCTCGACGCTCTCGACGCGAATCCCCCACTCGTCGGTGGGTTCGTCGAGTTCGCGGCGGATGCGCGCGTTGATTTCCTGACGCTTGTTCAGCGTCTCGTCGAGTTCCATGTCACCCAGCACGGCGCGGAGGGTGGTCTGGGCGAGGTTGGAAACGGCGGTTTTGTAGTCTTCGACTTCGAGGAACGCCTTCTTCGCGTCCATCACCTTGATGTAGACGACGGCGTCCGCGGTCACAGGCGAGTTGTCGCGCGTGATGGCTTCCTGACGCGGGACGTCGAGCGTCTGGGTACGCATGTCGAAAGAGTAGGTCCGCGAGACGAACGGCGGAATGAACGAGATACCGGGTTCGAGCAGGCGGCGGTACTCACCGAACACCGTCAGCGCGCGTTTTTCGTACGCGTTGACGATTTCCACCATCTGGTAGACGATGATGATGGCGAGTAAGAGCGCCACGATGGCTCCAATCGAGAGCCCGATGCTCGGTCCCAGTCCTTGGAGGGGGGTTACAGGGAGCATATGTGAATCTCTAGAAGGGTAGGTTAAAAAGGGTTCCTCCGAAAATTGCCCGCGACTACCGTATTTTTCGCCGTTTCGCGCTCAAATTGCGTCCGATTCTGACTCTTTTTCGACGCGTTCTGCTTCTTGTCGTCCTTTCGCGAGTTCGCGGTCGATGTCGTCTTCGATGACTTCGAGCGATTCGACGGTGATGACGTTGCCGCCGCCGGGGTCTACGACCATAATTTCAGTTCCCTCTGGAATCGTCCCGTGGACCGAACGAGCGGCGTAGAAGGGATTGAAGCCGCCGGCGTCGAGTTTCACCTCGCCCGAGGTGTTCGTCACCGTCTCCGTCACGCGGCCGGTCTGGCCCTTGAGCGACATCGAATCGCTCGTCTGGCCAGTCCCCTTGCCGCCGTAGATATCGAGGTTCCGGTACGCCCAGAGGGCGGCCCCGCCGGTACCGAGGACGAGCGCGGCGAGGACGAACGGCATGAGGGCGGGGGCGACGACCGACCCGAGGGCGAGGCCGATGAGCCCAGACACGAGCAGAGCGACCCCGAGGACGATGAAGTGGGCACCCGGAGCCAGCGCTTCTGCGACGACGAGAATCGTGCCCGCGACGACGAGCAACAGCGAGAGGGACTGGTCGAGCAGCTCTACCATACCCCATCTTGGCGGGCGTTGTGGATTAACGTTTGGCCTACAGGACCAACCGAGAGAGGGCGAACAGCGCGAGCAACGCACCGAGGACGACGAATGCGATGTGTTCTGGCTTCGGGGATCCTGGGGTCAAATCCTCCACTGCAGTCTCCCCGTCGTCTTCCAGATCTTCGAGTTCGTATTTCCAGTCGCCATCAGACATATACCCTCAACTAGTGGCCCCCGCCTCAAAAGGGCTCCCGTCGCGGCCCGCGCAGGACGTTGCCCTCGTAGACGACGCCGCGTTCCGCATCGAGGGTGACTGTCGTCCCGTCGGCGACGGCGAGTTCCGCGTCACTCACCATCGGCACGTCCAGTTCACGCGCAACGAGCGCCGGGTAACCTGTCAATCCCGGCTGTTTCGCGACGATACCACCAATGACCGAAAGGTCGCCGTCGAACTGGTCGTCGAATTCGTCGGGAAGCACGACGATGGAACCCGGTTTCACCGACGAGAGGTCGCCCGAAGACAGCGTGACCGCAGGACCGACCGCCCGGCCGACGTGAACGCTGCGACCCGTCGCAATCGGTTCGGCGGCGACGTGGACCTTGAGCATGTTCGTCGAGCGGCCTTCGAGTTCGCTCATCATGCCGGACACCACGACCACGGTGTCTCCGCTTTCGGCGACGCCTGCATCGAGGGCGGCCTGTGCGGCGCGGTCGATGATGGTTCCGACGCCTTCGCTCGCGCCCAAATCGACGTACTGCGGGATGACGCCCGCAGAGAGCGCGAGCTGGCGGCGAACCACGTCGTTCGGCGTCGCGGCCACGACGGGTACCTCTGGACGGAACTTCGCCGTCTTGAGCGCGGTGTACCCGGATTCGGAGGCCACGACCACCGCGCTCGCGCCGACGTCGCGGGCGAGGTAGCGAGCGGAGCGCGAGAGGGCTTCGGCGCGAGATTCTCCAGCCTTCGGGATGCGCTGTTCGCGTCCCTCCACGTAGTCGTCGCTCGATTCGGCCTCGCGGATGATACGGTCCATCGTTTCGACCACGCGCACGGGATGGTCGCCGACGGCGGTTTCGGCGGAGAGCATGACGGCGTCCGTCCCGTCGAGGACGGCGTTCGCCACGTCGGAGGCTTCGGCGCGGGTTGGCCGCCGGGAGTGAATCATCGAATCGAGCATCTCCGTGGCCGTGATGACGGGCACGCCCGCCTCACGGCAGGTGCGGATGATGCGCTTCTGGATGATTGGCACGTCCTCCATCGGGCACTCGACGCCTAAATCGCCGCGGGCGACCATGATGCCGTAGGCGGCTTCGACGATTTCTTCGAGGTTGTCCACCGCGTCTGCGCGTTCGATTTTCGCGATGACGGGGATGGCCGCTCCGCGGTTTTCGAGTTCCTCGCGGACGGTGTAGATGTCCGCTGCGTTCCCGACGAAACTCGCGGCGACGAAGTCGACGCCCGCCTCGACAGCGAGGTCGAGTTCGCGGCGGTCGTCCTCGGTGAGCGCGTCGAGGCCTAAATCGACGCCGGGAACGTTCACGCCCTTGCGGCCTTTGAGTTCGCCGCCACTTTCGACGCGGGCGGTGACGGTATCTTCGCCCACCGACTGGACGACCGTCTCGATGCGCCCGTCGTCGAGGAGAACGCGGTCGCCCGCAGAGACACCCTCGATACTCACAGAGAGGCCGACGCGCTCGGGAGTGGCGTCGTCGGCCTCGTAGAACTCGATGGTAGACCCAGTTTCGAGGAAGATAGGGTCGTCGAGGGGTGCGGTGCGGACCTCCGGCCCGGCGAGGTCGAGGAGCGCGGAGACGGGTTCCGCGGTCGCTTCGTCCACCTGCTGGACGGTCTGTATCAGGTCCTTTCGCACGTCGGTCGAACCGTGGCTCGTGTTCAAACGGGCGACGGACATCCCCGCGTCGGCGAGGTCACGGATGACGCCGGGGTCAGAAGAGGCGGGCCCGAGCGTGCAGACGATTTTCGCATTGCGCATTACTCGAAGCGAGGAGACGACGAACGAAAAAATTTGGGAGAGTCACCACAGGTTCGTGTAGGCGTTGTGGATGAGCGCGATACAGATGCAGATGGTGCCGAGGGCGAGGCCCACGTCGGTAATCGGGAGCGTCGCGGCAGATTCGACCTGCATCCCGAGTCCCACGGCTGAGAGGATGATAGCGACGAAACATGCAACGATGATGAGCCGGGGAAAGGCAATCGCTTGGCGGATGGACATACGCGAACTATCCCATCAACCAACAAATAGGTGCTGACGCGAGTCGCGAGTTACGCGATTTTCGTGCCCGGTTTCGCGTCGCCGAGCGTGGTCAGCAGGTCGGCCTGGTCGCCTGCGGCAAGTAGCATGCCGTTGGATTCGACGCCGAACAGTTCGGCCTTTTCTAAGTTGGCGACGATGATGACACGCTCGCCCACGAGGTCGTCCACGTCGTGCAGTTCCTTGATGCCCGCGACGATTTGGCGGGTTTCGAGGCCGATGTCCACTTCGAGACGGACGAGTTTGTCGGAGCCCTCGATTGGCTCTGCGAGTTCGATTTCCCCGACGCGGAGGTCGAGGGCGAGGAAGTCGTCGAAACTGATGCGGTCGTCTGCGATGGGTTCGAGTTCGGTCATTTCGGAATCGTCGTCTTCGTCTGGGTCGTCTGCGGTCGCTTCTGCGATGCGCTGGTCGAGTTTCGCGTTCAGGTCTTCGACGCGCTCGTCCGGAATCTTCTCGAAGAGTTCGCTCGGCGCGTCGAAGTCGGCCTGCGGCGCGTCGAGGGCGGCGTCGAGGCCCACGTCGTGAACCGAGCCATCTTCGCCGAGTTGGCTCCAGAGGTTCTCCGCCTTCTCCGGGAGGGCGGGTGCGAGGAGCACGGCGAGCGCCTTCGAAAGCTGGACACAGTCGTAGATGACCTGTGCGGCTTTTTCGGGGTCGTCGTCGGTGAGTTTCCACGGTTCGTTGCGCTGGATGTACTCGTTGCCGAACTGGGCGAGGCGCACGCCCGCGGTGGTCGCCTGCCGGATGGAGTAGTCGTTCAGCCCCTCGCTGAACTCGGTGATGGCCTGCTCGATACGCGCTCGGACTTCCTCGGAGAGGTCAGCCTCCGGCGTGCCCTCGTAGTTGCGGTGGGCGAACAGCAGCGAGCGGTAGAGGAAGTTCCCGACCGTGCCCACGAGTTCCGAATTGACGCGCTCCTGGAAGCGCTCCCACGAGAAGTTGATGTCCTGCTGGAAGCGGCTGCCCGTGGCGATGTAGAATCGCAGCAAGTCTGGGTGGAAGCCCTCTGCGAGGTACTCGTCGGCCCAGACGGCCCGGCCACGCGAGGTCGAGAAGCCCTTGCCGTCCAAGTTCACGAAGCCACTCGCCATGACGGCGCGCGGTTCGTTGTAGCCTGCGCCGTGGAGCATCGCCGGCCAGAAGATGGTGTGGTGCTGGATGATGTCGCGGCCAATGACGTGGACGATTTCGCCGTTCTCTTTCCACGTCTCCTCCCAGTCGTACTCGTCCGTGCCGACACGCTCGCTGTACTGCTTCGTCGAGGCGATGTACTCGATTGGTGCGTCCACCCAGACGTAGAGAACGAGGTCCTCGGCCCCTTCTCCTGGGTAGTCGATACCCCAGTCCATATCGCGGGTGATACACCAGTCCTGGAGTTCGCCCTCGATCCACTCGCGTGGCTGGTTGCGGGCGTTGTCGGTGCCTTCTAAGCGGTCGATGAATCCCTGAAGGTACTCCTGCAGTTCGTTCAGGTTGAAGAACTTGTGCGGCCGGGAGCGGTACTCCGCCGGGTTCCCGGTGATGATGCTCGTTGGGTTCTCGATTTCACCCGGCTCCAGATGGCGGCCACAGCCCTCGTCACACTCGTCGCCGCGGGCGGTTTCCCCACAGTAGGGACACGTCCCCGTGACGTAGCGGTCGGGCAGCGCCTGGTCTTCCTCTGGGTCCCACGCGACCATAATCTCCTTCTCGTAGATGTAGCCCTCCTCGTCCAGTTTGCGGACGATTTCCTGGGTGAGTTCCGTGTTGGTCTCGTCGTGGGTGTGGCCGTAGTTGTCGAAGGCGATGTTGAACTTCGGGAACGTCGTCTCGTACTTCTCGTGGAAGCGCAGCGCGAACTCCTCGGGGGTGACGCCCTCCTTCCAGGCGTTTACGGCGACGGGCGTCCCGTGCATGTCGGAGCCGGAGACGAACGCCGTCTGTTGGCCGAGTTTGCGCAGGCCCCGCGAGTAGATGTCGCCGCCCACGTAGGTTCGCAGGTGGCCGATGTGCAGGTCGCCGTTGGCGTAGGGCAACCCGCAGGTCACCACGGCCTGGTTGTCCGTCGGGAACGAATCGTGACTCATATGCAATCCTCACTCTCGTGGCGGTGTAAAACCCGCCGATTTCGGTCGTATGTCATGTGTCGGTGTTGGGTACTGGTCGCTCGGCGATTCGAATATGAAGACTCGGGTTTCTGCCACGCATTCGCCGTATGAGGGCGCTCGGCGTGACGTCCTCCCGAAGACGGCTCCGAGACGGAGCGCGGGCTACATGCGCATCGAAAATCGGAACGGAACCGTCTGGGTCACACCACCTCGTAGTCCGCAATCGAATAAAAAGGTTCGCCGTTCAATCGGTAATTTCTATGCCGCCAAATGCAACAAATCCGGTGACGACGAGGTCCGGCGTTTCCCGATCTTCGGCCACCGGGTGGCGCATGCGCGAGTCTTCGACCGCCCCGAGGACGGGAAGCACTTCGAGGCGCACGTCCCACTCCGGGGGAACACGGAACTCTGCGCCCCCGAACAGCGTGGTGACGTTGAGCGTCGCAGGCCCGGCGAGTTGCGCGTCCCGCAGGTCGATGTCAGCGCCACCGAACACGGTCATCACGTCGCCGCCGATGAATGCAGGTGAGGCGAGGCGACGTTCGACGCCACCGAATAGCACCATCGCGTCGAGTCGGTTCAACCGTTCGACGGGGATGTTCCGGCGGCGATACCGACTCACCACGATACCTCCACCGATGAGGATGAGGCCGAGGGGCCACCACTGCCCGATGACGGCCTCCGAGAGAACGTCGAGGACCAGCAATTGGACGGTTCCCGCGACGACGATGAGGACGAGCGGCCCGACGAGGTTTCGGAGGCGACTGCGGACGATTGCCCACAGGCCGATGAGGACGAACACCGACGGGACGAACTGCCAGATGCGGCCCGTGTCGTACAGCCCCGTGGTCTGGACGAGTAACAGGAGGCCGATGACGATGAGTACCCCACCCGTGAGCAATTGCCCTGACAATCTGCGGCGACTGGCTGCCATGCTCTAGAACTTGGTCGCCACGGAGCCTAAGCGTGCCTCTCAGGTAACCGACGTGAACGCGCCGATGACTCCAAGGGTGAATAGGAGGCGTCCAACGCTGCCCGCGAACGTAGCGACGGCGAACTTCACGTAGTCCTCTTCGAGCACGGTGAAAGCGTAAATCGAGAGGGTGTCGGGGAAGCCCGGCACCGAAAGTGCGAGGGCGAGGCCGACGAAGCCAAATCGCTTCGCGAGTTCGACGATTCGCCGCTCCGACCACGCGACGATATTGATGCCGGAGCGTTCGAGTGCCCGGATGATGGGGCCTGACTGTTTTGCCTGGTGCCCGATGTGGAACGCGAAGACGCTCCCTGCGGCCTTGCCGAGCCCGCTCGCGACGATGATGAGCGCGAGTTCAGCACTGTCTGGCAGGCCCAGTTTGAGCGGTGCGCCGAGGACGATTTCGCTCGGGAGCGGTAACACGACGGCGATGAGAAA
This sequence is a window from Haladaptatus sp. QDMS2. Protein-coding genes within it:
- the metG gene encoding methionine--tRNA ligase; the encoded protein is MSHDSFPTDNQAVVTCGLPYANGDLHIGHLRTYVGGDIYSRGLRKLGQQTAFVSGSDMHGTPVAVNAWKEGVTPEEFALRFHEKYETTFPKFNIAFDNYGHTHDETNTELTQEIVRKLDEEGYIYEKEIMVAWDPEEDQALPDRYVTGTCPYCGETARGDECDEGCGRHLEPGEIENPTSIITGNPAEYRSRPHKFFNLNELQEYLQGFIDRLEGTDNARNQPREWIEGELQDWCITRDMDWGIDYPGEGAEDLVLYVWVDAPIEYIASTKQYSERVGTDEYDWEETWKENGEIVHVIGRDIIQHHTIFWPAMLHGAGYNEPRAVMASGFVNLDGKGFSTSRGRAVWADEYLAEGFHPDLLRFYIATGSRFQQDINFSWERFQERVNSELVGTVGNFLYRSLLFAHRNYEGTPEADLSEEVRARIEQAITEFSEGLNDYSIRQATTAGVRLAQFGNEYIQRNEPWKLTDDDPEKAAQVIYDCVQLSKALAVLLAPALPEKAENLWSQLGEDGSVHDVGLDAALDAPQADFDAPSELFEKIPDERVEDLNAKLDQRIAEATADDPDEDDDSEMTELEPIADDRISFDDFLALDLRVGEIELAEPIEGSDKLVRLEVDIGLETRQIVAGIKELHDVDDLVGERVIIVANLEKAELFGVESNGMLLAAGDQADLLTTLGDAKPGTKIA
- a CDS encoding YqaA family protein — encoded protein: MGGFFEALEQAVETATGPLGLLIIAIYSFLIAVVLPLPSEIVLGAPLKLGLPDSAELALIIVASGLGKAAGSVFAFHIGHQAKQSGPIIRALERSGINIVAWSERRIVELAKRFGFVGLALALSVPGFPDTLSIYAFTVLEEDYVKFAVATFAGSVGRLLFTLGVIGAFTSVT